The following are from one region of the Ferrimicrobium sp. genome:
- a CDS encoding inositol monophosphatase, translated as MEWKPDQLLDLGLRVTEACLATVNSSSDWSATGQARGQHVGDVVADEAGLQVLINAGVNVFSEESGLLDQGSSVTAVLDPIDGSTNAARGIPYWTSAICLLHHGSPVVGVVRLSGSEGVFATKVGQGATFNGQHIVPSLAESLNRSVIFVNGYPRQHLGWAQMRSLGSAALEISLLARGSGDGFIDCSDGLAVWDYLAAALILTEAGGVVHVQDVELMMPPLDLTRRKVVAACNSLILSALLGQPDDPTQRG; from the coding sequence TTGGAGTGGAAACCGGATCAGCTGCTAGACCTGGGGTTGCGGGTGACGGAAGCTTGCCTTGCAACGGTGAATAGTTCCTCGGACTGGTCGGCGACTGGGCAGGCAAGAGGGCAACATGTCGGGGATGTCGTCGCCGATGAGGCAGGCCTACAGGTTCTCATCAATGCAGGGGTCAATGTGTTCTCGGAAGAATCTGGCCTCTTGGACCAGGGTTCTTCGGTCACCGCGGTCCTGGATCCGATCGATGGCTCGACGAATGCGGCACGAGGAATTCCGTACTGGACCAGCGCTATCTGCCTCCTGCATCATGGCAGCCCAGTGGTTGGGGTAGTGAGACTGTCTGGTTCTGAAGGAGTCTTCGCGACTAAGGTTGGCCAAGGTGCTACTTTCAATGGTCAACATATTGTTCCATCCTTAGCTGAGTCGTTGAATCGTTCGGTGATATTTGTCAACGGTTACCCGCGTCAACATCTAGGTTGGGCGCAAATGCGCTCTCTTGGTTCCGCAGCGCTCGAGATCTCATTGTTGGCAAGGGGAAGTGGTGACGGGTTCATTGACTGCTCGGATGGACTTGCCGTCTGGGATTACTTGGCGGCAGCTCTGATTTTGACAGAAGCTGGCGGTGTGGTTCACGTGCAGGACGTGGAACTGATGATGCCTCCATTGGATCTGACACGCCGTAAAGTGGTAGCCGCCTGCAATTCCCTTATTTTGTCCGCTCTTCTGGGTCAGCCTGACGATCCTACTCAACGGGGGTAG
- a CDS encoding HAD family hydrolase, with translation MPTQLDRLSLLFTDLDGTLLTTSVTIHSSVVRQIRGARSRGVSVVPATARGVRGMLQVAQLVDLGPLAVCHNGAVGYHLERGSLLWVRELSREFVRTTIESLVKLDDGFFFAASSPIEFRPQRAFLKDPTMTELEWELAGLFELDSVVKVIIRHRDHPAAALIDILSQEVSGVQLISGSTDWVEIVPKGVSKGFGVGLAAEVLGVELEDAVAIGDHLNDLPMLMSVGHPVAVANAHPSVLAVAADVVSSNDLGGVGELVSKMGHGSTADRYRA, from the coding sequence ATGCCGACGCAACTCGATAGGCTTTCACTCCTCTTTACTGATCTTGACGGGACGCTCCTCACGACGAGCGTAACCATCCATTCGAGCGTGGTGCGCCAGATACGGGGTGCCCGCAGCCGTGGCGTGTCCGTGGTGCCGGCGACAGCGCGTGGCGTGAGGGGCATGCTTCAGGTGGCACAGCTCGTTGATCTCGGTCCCCTTGCGGTCTGCCACAACGGTGCAGTTGGTTATCATCTTGAGCGAGGGTCGTTGCTGTGGGTGAGGGAGCTGTCTCGCGAGTTTGTACGCACCACGATCGAGAGTCTCGTCAAGCTAGACGACGGCTTTTTCTTCGCGGCCTCTTCCCCGATCGAGTTTCGCCCCCAACGGGCGTTTTTGAAGGATCCGACGATGACCGAGCTCGAGTGGGAGTTGGCGGGGCTTTTTGAACTCGATTCGGTGGTCAAAGTGATCATTCGACATAGGGATCATCCTGCTGCTGCACTCATTGATATTCTTTCGCAAGAGGTCTCGGGGGTACAACTCATTAGCGGGTCGACTGACTGGGTCGAGATCGTTCCAAAGGGAGTGAGCAAGGGCTTTGGTGTTGGCCTGGCGGCAGAGGTGCTGGGGGTGGAGCTCGAAGACGCAGTGGCTATTGGAGATCACCTCAATGATCTGCCGATGCTGATGAGCGTTGGTCATCCGGTTGCCGTAGCGAATGCGCATCCCTCGGTGCTGGCGGTGGCAGCCGATGTGGTGTCATCGAATGATCTAGGAGGAGTTGGCGAGCTGGTCAGCAAGATGGGACACGGTAGTACTGCTGATAGGTATCGTGCGTAG
- a CDS encoding oxygenase MpaB family protein — translation MDTLFGPDSAVWQLHSDFSGLVGGLRALAVQSLEPRALAGVRQFSRFGDRPDQRLRETIDFIDTITYGDMDEVRSAIAAVRRLHEPVEGVVPDSGAAFSANDPFLLAWVHNAMVESICFAYERFHPEVDHALYDRYVAEMTRFAELMGCEMTEVPLRYGDLSQWVWRQPNLVVNEATMEAFTILERLRPAGFVGQVYPFVMRWLYASLPNWVTLQLDRSVSTMEESLIWVGLKIGGELSMGITAPSPRRLRAQSQYAQEDADATR, via the coding sequence ATGGATACCCTCTTTGGCCCCGATTCGGCGGTTTGGCAGTTACACAGCGACTTCTCAGGACTTGTCGGTGGATTGCGTGCCCTGGCGGTGCAGTCGCTTGAACCACGAGCGCTTGCAGGAGTGCGTCAATTCTCGCGATTTGGCGACCGTCCCGATCAGCGCCTACGCGAGACGATCGACTTCATCGATACGATCACCTATGGGGACATGGACGAGGTGAGATCGGCGATTGCCGCAGTTCGTAGGCTTCATGAACCGGTAGAAGGGGTTGTCCCCGATAGTGGGGCAGCGTTTTCGGCTAACGACCCGTTCCTCTTGGCATGGGTCCATAATGCGATGGTGGAGTCTATCTGTTTCGCCTACGAGCGGTTCCACCCAGAGGTTGACCATGCGCTCTATGACCGTTATGTCGCAGAGATGACACGATTTGCCGAATTGATGGGTTGCGAGATGACGGAAGTTCCCCTGCGCTATGGAGACCTCAGCCAATGGGTTTGGCGCCAACCCAACCTTGTCGTCAATGAGGCAACGATGGAGGCGTTTACGATCTTGGAGCGGCTTCGGCCGGCCGGTTTTGTGGGGCAGGTCTATCCCTTCGTCATGCGGTGGCTGTATGCATCACTGCCGAACTGGGTGACGCTGCAACTCGATCGATCGGTTTCAACGATGGAGGAGTCGCTGATTTGGGTGGGGCTCAAAATTGGAGGGGAGCTCTCCATGGGGATCACTGCTCCATCACCTCGCCGGCTACGTGCTCAATCCCAGTACGCTCAGGAGGATGCCGACGCAACTCGATAG
- a CDS encoding penicillin acylase family protein yields the protein MARRPLLGTLGIIVALLALAILQLRGVATVPPLGSTLDPTTGAFNLGARAALPTSATIHLTGIPTTVTISYSAQGIPDLHARSQAALWYAMGYLEARNRLFEMDLIRREAGGQLSAVLGPSYLTSDLFELRLGLIRTAEANFQALPSADKEILEIFSNGVNAARAYDISHHQLPVEFRLLDYTPAPWTPIDSMLVQGYLTQTLDYSQNPVDYSILVGHLGFQRSMALFPVIAKNPQEPYDPGPYHFHHTTPTDPPITVSPSLLDSLQSLAKMSTKLPPGAIHSFSNSNNWAIAGDKSTTGDTIVAGDPHLNQTLPAVWYWVNAHAPGVSFAGVTVPGLPIILIGRNHWIAWSETDVQNQSTFFYQETTSKAHPGDYLLRGRWVPFTDYDYTVKVKGGTSQHLVVQTTTNGPIITIHGAKVAVDWMGAAVSKDFASLMGILHATNWRQFTTALSIWRAPSQNFVFGDRHGNIGLISAGYYPIVSARDPWLVMNGNDGSRIVGSIPYSEIPQSYDPKSGFVFSANQRPVSADYPYYLGTSFDFFSNGYRADEIHSFLTTHQRVTPTDVAHLQNSVTDYLATQLVPWLVRQFNGVHPTPAVEQAVTTLRHWNDSMGTTSTAASIWWTFLGNDIRDTFEPWFRYYRVPEPPGSSLVVNQLNAPLIEDLQYLDINDPANPFFTPPASHVHRNAGTVAREALTQAVASLAHRLGNQETTWHWDRLHFREFPSLSGVAGLGYGPRGSSGDAWTVDAADGGLLSEAGPSWRMIVAFGDRGAAIYPGGQSENPLSSWYENQIPDWFDGHYLPFGLGPQPSIATWRLEPSR from the coding sequence ATGGCTCGGCGCCCCCTCCTCGGCACTCTGGGCATTATTGTCGCGCTTCTCGCGCTCGCTATCCTTCAGCTTCGGGGCGTCGCCACCGTGCCGCCGCTCGGCTCGACGTTGGACCCAACCACCGGCGCATTCAATCTCGGTGCGCGAGCAGCCCTGCCGACATCGGCCACCATACATCTCACCGGCATCCCTACGACCGTCACAATCTCCTACTCAGCGCAGGGAATCCCGGATCTCCACGCCAGGAGTCAAGCTGCTCTTTGGTACGCAATGGGATACCTCGAGGCGCGCAATCGGCTCTTCGAGATGGACCTTATCCGCCGTGAGGCCGGAGGCCAACTGTCAGCTGTTCTCGGACCAAGCTACCTGACCTCCGACCTCTTCGAACTTCGGCTCGGACTTATTCGGACCGCCGAGGCGAACTTCCAAGCGCTACCATCAGCTGATAAAGAGATTCTAGAGATCTTCTCGAACGGCGTAAATGCGGCACGTGCCTACGATATCAGCCACCATCAACTCCCCGTAGAGTTTCGTCTCCTCGACTACACCCCTGCTCCTTGGACGCCCATCGATTCGATGTTGGTCCAAGGGTACTTGACACAGACCCTCGATTACTCCCAGAATCCCGTCGATTACTCGATCTTGGTTGGACACCTTGGCTTTCAACGGAGCATGGCTCTGTTTCCAGTGATCGCGAAGAACCCGCAGGAGCCCTATGATCCCGGACCGTATCACTTCCACCACACCACTCCTACCGACCCACCCATTACCGTCAGTCCGTCACTGCTGGACTCGCTTCAGTCGCTCGCCAAAATGAGCACCAAACTCCCCCCAGGAGCCATTCACTCCTTCTCAAACTCAAACAACTGGGCCATTGCGGGGGATAAATCAACCACCGGCGACACCATTGTGGCCGGGGATCCACACTTGAATCAAACACTTCCCGCCGTTTGGTACTGGGTCAACGCGCACGCCCCTGGGGTGAGCTTTGCTGGCGTTACCGTCCCCGGCCTGCCCATCATCCTGATCGGGAGAAATCACTGGATTGCCTGGAGCGAGACTGATGTCCAGAACCAATCGACCTTCTTCTACCAAGAGACCACTAGTAAGGCCCATCCCGGTGACTACCTGCTGCGAGGGAGGTGGGTGCCTTTTACTGATTACGACTACACCGTCAAGGTGAAAGGGGGCACCAGTCAGCATCTCGTCGTACAGACAACGACTAATGGCCCCATCATCACGATCCATGGCGCCAAGGTCGCTGTCGACTGGATGGGGGCCGCTGTCTCCAAGGATTTTGCCTCACTGATGGGCATCCTCCATGCCACGAATTGGAGACAGTTCACTACCGCGCTCTCGATCTGGCGTGCGCCATCACAGAACTTCGTCTTCGGTGACCGCCACGGCAACATCGGCCTCATCTCGGCTGGCTACTACCCGATTGTCAGCGCGCGTGATCCGTGGTTGGTGATGAACGGTAACGATGGTAGCCGCATTGTCGGATCGATTCCCTATAGCGAGATCCCACAAAGCTACGATCCAAAATCAGGTTTTGTCTTCAGTGCGAACCAACGACCGGTCAGTGCAGACTACCCGTACTACCTCGGGACCTCCTTTGACTTCTTCTCCAATGGCTATCGAGCTGACGAGATCCACTCCTTCCTCACCACTCACCAGCGAGTAACCCCCACCGACGTCGCTCACCTCCAGAACTCAGTAACCGACTACCTCGCCACCCAACTCGTCCCTTGGCTCGTACGCCAGTTCAATGGGGTTCATCCCACACCCGCGGTCGAGCAGGCAGTCACGACCCTACGCCACTGGAATGACTCCATGGGCACCACCTCAACGGCAGCGAGCATTTGGTGGACCTTTCTCGGCAACGACATCCGTGATACCTTCGAACCTTGGTTCCGTTACTACCGCGTTCCCGAACCGCCTGGTAGCTCGCTCGTGGTCAATCAACTCAATGCTCCACTGATCGAGGACCTCCAATACCTGGATATCAACGACCCAGCAAATCCTTTCTTCACCCCACCAGCCAGCCACGTTCATCGCAATGCTGGTACCGTTGCACGAGAGGCGCTGACACAAGCCGTCGCGAGCCTCGCCCATAGACTCGGCAATCAAGAGACGACATGGCACTGGGATCGGCTCCACTTTCGCGAGTTTCCCTCCCTGAGCGGCGTGGCCGGTCTGGGTTATGGACCCCGAGGATCATCCGGGGATGCCTGGACCGTCGATGCCGCCGACGGAGGTCTGCTCTCAGAGGCCGGTCCGAGTTGGCGGATGATCGTGGCATTCGGTGATCGAGGTGCGGCCATCTACCCTGGAGGTCAATCCGAGAATCCCTTATCGAGCTGGTACGAGAATCAGATACCCGATTGGTTCGATGGGCACTACTTGCCATTCGGGCTCGGCCCTCAGCCCAGCATCGCCACCTGGAGATTGGAGCCAAGCAGATGA
- a CDS encoding YihY/virulence factor BrkB family protein: MVVWGGRVVKPLTILRERLVDDTAVDIVVDAAKATGRNRLTLAAAGLAFHGFLAIFPAIIAAVGLARLIGLTPATLGTVVHDLSVLLPQSVAAILTAALKSSGSRRADLIAVVAGLAVAAWSAIEAISALQQALDVAFDVAKPHGFILRRVRALPLLAVTIVLAGVAVALLVFGGAIEKLVADQLPLGLHGVLDVGAWVVRIVGSLIAMTLLLSIYYGAAQGRSWKRWRVLSLGSAIATVGWVLTSLGFSLYLTHSAGESATYGPLAGVAVLLLWLYLTFVVVLMGAEIDHAIAIHRGALTQ; this comes from the coding sequence ATCGTCGTTTGGGGAGGAAGGGTCGTTAAACCTCTAACGATTCTCCGGGAACGCCTTGTCGACGATACGGCGGTTGATATCGTTGTAGATGCCGCCAAGGCCACCGGCCGCAATCGACTCACCTTAGCCGCCGCCGGGCTCGCATTTCACGGATTCCTCGCTATTTTTCCAGCGATTATTGCAGCGGTCGGGTTGGCAAGGCTCATTGGTCTGACGCCTGCTACGCTCGGTACGGTAGTGCATGACCTGTCGGTCTTGCTGCCACAGTCCGTCGCAGCGATCTTGACGGCAGCACTCAAGAGTAGCGGATCGAGGCGGGCGGATTTGATCGCCGTCGTGGCAGGCTTGGCGGTAGCTGCTTGGTCTGCGATCGAAGCCATCTCCGCACTCCAGCAGGCGCTCGATGTTGCCTTTGATGTCGCCAAGCCGCATGGCTTTATCCTTCGTCGGGTCCGTGCGCTGCCATTGCTCGCGGTTACGATCGTGCTCGCTGGTGTCGCCGTCGCGTTGCTCGTCTTTGGTGGGGCGATCGAGAAGTTGGTCGCGGATCAGTTGCCGCTAGGGCTGCATGGCGTTCTTGATGTCGGTGCATGGGTGGTACGGATCGTCGGTTCGTTGATCGCTATGACGTTATTGTTGTCCATCTACTACGGGGCCGCACAGGGCAGGTCGTGGAAGAGATGGAGGGTCCTATCCCTGGGGAGCGCGATAGCGACGGTAGGCTGGGTGCTCACATCGCTTGGCTTCAGCCTCTACCTCACCCACTCTGCGGGCGAGTCGGCGACCTATGGACCGCTGGCAGGTGTGGCGGTTCTCCTGCTATGGCTCTATCTCACCTTTGTTGTGGTACTCATGGGTGCCGAAATCGACCACGCCATCGCGATTCACCGCGGTGCATTGACGCAGTGA
- a CDS encoding COG4280 domain-containing protein yields the protein MDWALVLSVFFASAVEAVEALTIVLAVGFTHGWRIALRGAVLAIAILVLIVAVLGTAMVHYVPLALLRTVVGFVLLVFGLQWLHKAVLRSIGAKAMHDEAAIYARQVGRLKDEADRQGFVIAFKGVLLEGLEVAVIVISLGSSARALGQASLAALAAVVVVAALGIVLARALTEVPENKLKMVVGVMLTSFGTFWMAQGLGLHWPGGDIFLLPMVGWFALTALLLVTFGRRRTAADA from the coding sequence ATGGATTGGGCGCTTGTTCTCTCCGTCTTCTTTGCAAGCGCGGTGGAGGCCGTTGAGGCACTGACGATCGTTCTCGCGGTCGGCTTTACCCATGGCTGGCGCATTGCGCTCCGTGGCGCGGTGCTGGCGATTGCGATCCTCGTTCTCATCGTTGCGGTCCTGGGGACGGCGATGGTGCACTATGTTCCACTTGCGCTACTGCGCACCGTGGTCGGGTTTGTGCTGCTGGTCTTTGGGCTGCAGTGGCTTCACAAAGCGGTGTTGCGTTCGATCGGGGCTAAGGCGATGCATGATGAGGCCGCGATCTATGCGCGGCAGGTGGGCCGCCTCAAAGATGAGGCAGATCGCCAGGGCTTTGTGATCGCATTCAAAGGCGTTTTGCTCGAAGGGCTCGAGGTGGCGGTCATTGTGATATCGCTGGGGTCGAGTGCCCGTGCACTTGGTCAGGCTTCGCTCGCAGCTTTGGCGGCGGTGGTCGTCGTCGCGGCTCTTGGCATCGTGTTGGCCCGGGCCTTGACGGAGGTGCCAGAGAACAAGCTCAAGATGGTCGTGGGCGTGATGTTGACCAGTTTTGGGACGTTCTGGATGGCCCAGGGATTGGGTCTACATTGGCCGGGAGGGGATATCTTTTTACTGCCAATGGTGGGATGGTTTGCACTCACTGCGCTGCTATTGGTGACGTTTGGGCGGCGACGGACGGCTGCAGATGCATGA
- a CDS encoding HAD family hydrolase translates to MTLEAVFFDVDGTIAETERGGHRVAYNSAFRELGYPVDWDPELYGELLAIMGGKERIRFYWSQHPELGALSDAQVEQIHDVKARYFRELVDQGGIELRVGVRRLLDELASRRIPISIASTITYEGLDALLRRSLGDDWQDRFQYLGIGDIVPRKKPDPGIYLWLLERHRVDARNVVTLEDTRAGLLASVGAGIPTLITPSDYTQDQDFSEAACVASSLGDPGEPAHWRLASGAEGSGLIDVEFLEKLVSR, encoded by the coding sequence ATGACACTCGAGGCGGTTTTCTTTGATGTCGATGGAACGATAGCGGAGACGGAGCGTGGAGGTCATCGCGTGGCCTACAACTCTGCCTTTCGTGAGCTAGGTTATCCCGTTGACTGGGATCCTGAACTCTACGGTGAGCTCCTTGCCATTATGGGAGGCAAGGAGCGAATCCGTTTTTATTGGAGCCAACACCCTGAGCTAGGGGCGTTGAGTGATGCGCAGGTTGAGCAGATCCACGATGTCAAGGCACGTTACTTTCGTGAACTGGTCGACCAAGGGGGTATCGAACTTCGCGTGGGCGTACGACGTCTGCTGGATGAACTCGCTTCCCGACGCATTCCGATCTCCATCGCTTCGACGATCACCTATGAGGGGCTTGATGCCCTGTTGCGCAGGAGCCTCGGCGACGATTGGCAAGACCGTTTTCAATATCTCGGTATTGGTGATATCGTCCCGCGCAAAAAGCCTGATCCGGGGATCTATCTTTGGTTGCTTGAGCGACACCGTGTTGATGCACGCAATGTCGTGACGCTTGAGGACACACGCGCTGGACTGTTGGCCAGTGTCGGTGCGGGTATTCCTACCTTGATTACCCCGAGTGACTACACCCAAGACCAGGATTTCTCGGAGGCGGCCTGTGTGGCGTCGAGTCTCGGTGACCCCGGTGAGCCAGCCCACTGGCGGTTGGCCTCAGGGGCAGAGGGTAGTGGTCTCATTGACGTTGAATTCCTTGAGAAGCTTGTTTCGAGATAG
- a CDS encoding DEAD/DEAH box helicase, protein MYVEETSLSNIFDTLGVDAQIQARLTAIGITEPTAVQAQAIPASLAGHDLIAQAPTGSGKTFAFGVPLVSLLEGVRGRATGPLGLILVPTRELAQQVQKALVSLAPRDFWVMAVYGGTPYGKQIQQLKRGVDVLVATPGRLMDLVDRRAVSLDAVTHVVLDEVDRMADMGFGPAVAEILGSLTARRQTAFFSATLDNPVRSLVQRYLTEPTFITIEADEPKLEHRFVPAGRYEKAGLVSDYALGHGPTIVFCNTRDQVDRLDDELADLGMDASAVHGGLSQRQRDAALRRFLTKRTQVLIATDVAARGIHVDEVALVLHYDLPNNFTDYLHRSGRTGRAGNTGVVISLVSDRDRSKARSIEQQLQTGVPGSDGGSYGGGRGGGARRPRRPAQYSRRSR, encoded by the coding sequence GTGTATGTAGAGGAGACTTCTTTGTCGAATATATTCGATACCTTGGGCGTTGACGCCCAAATTCAAGCCCGCTTAACCGCGATTGGAATTACTGAACCCACCGCGGTCCAAGCCCAGGCAATTCCTGCTTCGCTTGCTGGCCATGATCTGATCGCACAAGCACCAACGGGATCTGGAAAGACCTTTGCCTTTGGTGTTCCTTTGGTCTCGCTGCTCGAGGGAGTTCGTGGTCGCGCGACCGGACCACTCGGTCTTATTCTGGTGCCGACACGTGAGTTGGCACAACAGGTGCAAAAAGCGCTTGTGAGCTTGGCTCCGAGAGACTTCTGGGTGATGGCTGTCTACGGAGGAACACCCTACGGAAAGCAGATCCAACAGCTCAAGCGCGGGGTCGACGTTCTTGTCGCCACTCCTGGACGTTTGATGGATCTGGTGGATCGACGGGCCGTCTCGCTAGATGCGGTAACCCATGTCGTCCTTGACGAGGTTGATCGTATGGCTGATATGGGTTTTGGCCCGGCAGTTGCAGAGATTCTTGGCTCCTTGACCGCTCGTCGGCAGACAGCCTTCTTCTCGGCCACCCTCGACAATCCAGTAAGATCGCTGGTGCAACGGTACCTGACGGAGCCGACGTTCATCACGATTGAGGCTGATGAACCGAAGCTGGAGCATCGTTTCGTACCTGCTGGCCGCTACGAGAAGGCAGGCCTGGTTTCGGATTACGCACTTGGTCATGGTCCGACCATCGTTTTTTGCAACACCCGTGATCAGGTTGATCGACTCGATGACGAGCTAGCTGATCTGGGCATGGACGCCTCTGCGGTGCATGGAGGTCTCTCGCAGCGCCAACGCGATGCGGCCCTGCGGCGTTTCTTGACCAAGCGAACACAGGTGTTGATCGCGACGGATGTCGCCGCTCGTGGCATCCACGTCGACGAGGTAGCACTTGTGCTTCACTATGATCTTCCGAACAACTTCACCGATTATCTTCACCGCTCTGGCCGCACTGGACGGGCGGGAAATACTGGTGTAGTCATCTCGCTGGTCTCTGATCGAGATCGTTCAAAGGCACGCTCGATTGAACAACAGTTGCAGACTGGTGTGCCGGGTAGCGATGGTGGGTCCTATGGCGGAGGTCGTGGTGGTGGCGCTAGGCGACCACGTCGGCCAGCACAGTATTCGCGGAGGTCTCGCTAA
- a CDS encoding gamma-glutamyl-gamma-aminobutyrate hydrolase family protein: protein MARVVVTAGQLSGRRTGVHEGYLDALARLGSYGMMAPAQIGDLAESEIKRIAKELIASTDALMLTGGGDVDPALYGQTVNSDKVYGIEANRDRIERALLDEALHQDRKVLAICRGIQVVNVFFGGTLIQDLETSGKNRHSLTEHEYEYAHSISVSADSELARLLPGILQANSLHHQAVDVPGGDLVVTAVSEDGVVEAMERPGLVAVQWHPERLIDFDPMQLNLFRWLVS, encoded by the coding sequence ATGGCACGGGTTGTAGTAACTGCGGGGCAATTATCGGGCAGGCGTACTGGGGTCCATGAAGGCTATTTGGATGCCCTCGCTCGTCTTGGATCCTACGGGATGATGGCACCGGCGCAGATCGGTGACCTCGCTGAGTCGGAGATCAAGAGGATAGCCAAGGAGCTGATCGCCTCGACTGATGCGCTCATGCTGACTGGAGGTGGTGACGTCGATCCCGCCCTCTATGGACAGACGGTGAACTCTGACAAGGTCTACGGGATTGAGGCCAATCGTGACCGGATTGAGCGAGCCCTACTAGATGAGGCGCTCCATCAGGACCGTAAGGTTCTCGCGATCTGTCGTGGCATACAGGTCGTCAATGTCTTCTTTGGTGGAACGCTTATTCAGGATCTTGAGACGAGCGGTAAAAACCGGCATTCTCTCACGGAACACGAGTACGAGTACGCCCATAGCATCAGCGTCTCTGCGGACTCGGAGCTCGCCCGGCTGCTACCAGGTATCTTGCAGGCGAACTCGCTCCATCACCAGGCAGTCGATGTGCCAGGAGGAGATCTGGTGGTCACGGCGGTGTCAGAGGATGGTGTCGTCGAGGCGATGGAACGGCCTGGACTCGTCGCGGTGCAGTGGCATCCAGAGCGATTGATCGACTTCGACCCGATGCAGTTGAACCTCTTCCGCTGGTTGGTGAGTTGA